The stretch of DNA CCTTGaacctgagagaaagagaaagagagagagagagagagagagagagagagagagagagagagagagagagagagagagagaaaaaaaaaaaaaaaaaaaagataagaaagaaggatagattaAACTACGTACTGTACTTTTTACTCCTTACAACTAAATACTATATTAGTTCAACaaatacatactactactactactactactaccactacttctactaactaTATCCCAATCAACGTCTTccaaaccaccatcaccaccaccaccaccaacctgcAGGGAAGTGTGTGGAGCAGCTTGAGTCTCACACTAAGGCCAATGAGGGAAGCCATACTGCAGTGGGGGATTGTGGGAGTGAAGAGCACCTTGACATGGTTCCCTGCATCATCCACCTCACACTGCTCCTCGCTGACCTGCAGGGGAGGGACCGATGGATGGGTGAATGGTGTGGCTGAAGAAGGGGAAGATAGGATGGactggagagaaataagaagaggataGGATGGACAGGAGTGAAATAGGGCAAACCATGAGGGATACAAGGATGGGATGGACACAAAGAAGAGGATGGATAGGAGGGAGGTCAAAATAGGATGGAATGGAGACAAAGGGAGGAAATACTGATGGTAGGTGAAGATGGAGATAATGATAGGAtggaaaggagatagaagaggaagagagtaattATATGgacagaaagggaggaggagagtaataaGATGAACACTTTCTTGCCTGCAccaacactcaccactcctCCCTGCCTTCACCAACCAATACCACCACTCCCTGCCTTCACCAAACCACCTCCACCCATTCTTGCCTTCATCATACCCCTTCCTACCCTCACCATACCAGCCAACCAAAcacccacccttcctcccaacaccaacccaccaccactcctctcaGCCTTCACCAAAatacccacccaccactccctgccTTCACCAACCACCAAGACCTCCACCAAGCCATCCACCCACCACATTGAGCTGCTCCAGAGTGAGGGGGTGTTCTGGGTCACGAATGCCACGGATCAAGTCGAACACCTCCCTGCTATCAACAGGGTCCCTCACTGTGTCGTCCCAGTCTGAGGGGTTCTCCTTGCGCTGGTCCGCCTCGGCAAACACCTGAGGGTTGAGATTCTCCAGTTTGTCTCCGATCCTCATGGCTGGCTCACctggaaagagataaaaggacagtgagaagaggagaacaTGCATGCTCACTATACATTAAAGCACCTGGCCAGAGACAATATCCAACACACTGGAGAGGATATGCTGACAGTGACAAGAGAGTACTAAGAGAACTCCCACTATCAGTACTTATTGCCTGAAAGTGAACAAGGACAAGCTTCATACTCACTGTGTTTATCTTGCGGTGACTGACGAGGCAAGGGCGctggagtggtgagtggtgagtggtgtgtgggtgtcggCACTGCTCACACCACCCAATTCGCTATGACGCTCACGAGATTCTTGGGGATATCCAGCGTTTGGGCCAGCTTGGGGTTCTTCAGGCACGACCCCACCACCTGTtagccacacacaacacatgggTGAGGCACGCATGAAGTTCAGGGTTAAGGAAAAAGGGATATAAGAAAGTGGACTAAGGTaagtagaaggagagagagagagagagagagagagagagagagagagagagagagagagagagagagagagagagagagagagagagagagagagagagagagtagtagtagtagtagtagtagtagtagtagtagtagcagtagcagtagcagtagcagtagcagtagcagtagcagcggtagcaatagcagtagtagtagtttagtaaGGCCACTCATGTAAGGTACCACATGTTTATTCTTGTATCTAACCCACTAAAACATCCCAGAAAATTGTGTGCTGTGTGTCCATACCCTAAGGCAAGGTGCCccacccctccacacacacacaccaactcttCAACACCTGATATTTTGACCTTCTGCCATCACAACATCTCGAAAGTGTCACCTGCCTTGCTAAAACTGTTCCACTcatatacaaagaaaaacaataacaaattcaCTTCTGATTACAAGAAAACCACACTCCTTCCACCTATCCATGctaagaaagggagaaaaatgccTCACTACATACAGGGAactgaggaaaaacaagaagaaagagaggatataTCACTTTCCACCTATTCAtgctaggaaagaaagaatgcctCAGGAAATACAgggaactgagaaaaaaaaaaaaaaagaaagaaagaaaggatatagcatgcacacacgcacacactcactcactcattcacacactctctctctctctctatttctctcacctGGGCAGCCCTTTCCAGCAGAGTGTAGAGGGGGATAGTGATGTAGACCGGGATTCTGTAGGGGCTGACTGGACCATACAAAACGTGACCCTCGGGGAACACTGGCTGCAACACAAACATTCAATCAACACCCAGCAACAAAAAGGCCCAATTgactgccagttccctaaaaggttagtagagttaagccaaaagtctgggacaaatgtgtgtgtgtgtgtgtgtgtgtgtgtgtgtgtgtgtgtgtgtgtgtgtgtgtgtgtgtgtgtgtgtgtgtgtgtgtgtgtgtgtgtgtgtgtgtgtgtggtgctgtctCTTGTACAATTGCCAGCCTGTGTGCAGTTGCCAGATGAATAAatccttttgtttttgtgcTGGTGATGGAGAATACTTGTCAGACCATCACTAAAGGCATCTGTGTTTCTGTCCTATGCCtgatttttacatatttatttttaatttctatGTAGGAAGGTCTGTACTCCTCCCATGTTGTTTCAGTGTCTTGTCTGGACTATTGGTAACTGGTTCTGTTAGTTTTTGGGGTTCTTAAAGGTTTTCCATTatcaatacaaaaacaaaaggatttattcatatatctaAGCACCAGGCTggccaaaacacactcacacactcacctatCACTCACACTCTtaagcttgtattctcaaacacttcaaaaaGCCTTTATTTAAATCTATACAAATcacttaaggtgtttttacagttatagaggtagagtgacatgatttctacattattaacgggtgaaacactcttgataacttggctaatcatctctgtagccttggaaaatagtcatggtgagagaacaaagcactTCTGAATATGGACCTTACCCCTGTCAGCtccaggaggaaaggaaaagtctcACAAACAACCATACcaaatacaca from Portunus trituberculatus isolate SZX2019 chromosome 9, ASM1759143v1, whole genome shotgun sequence encodes:
- the LOC123501663 gene encoding MIP18 family protein galla-2-like; the protein is MRIGDKLENLNPQVFAEADQRKENPSDWDDTVRDPVDSREVFDLIRGIRDPEHPLTLEQLNVVSEEQCEVDDAGNHVKVLFTPTIPHCSMASLIGLSVRLKLLHTLPCRFKVDVVITPGSHTSEAAINKQLADKERVAAAFENPDLLSVVNKCIAPRPLAASVG